The Candidatus Woesearchaeota archaeon genome segment TTGAATGATTCATAATTGAAAATTAACAGCTTGTAAAAATATTCTTCAACTGACAGAACCTTTGCTCATGTCCAAACCTATCATGCATGAAAAAACACAGGTCATAAGAAACCTGTCCCAATTTGGGATATCAATTAGCTTCAGTTTGATGATAGAGATACAACAACATAATTCTGATAAAACAGAAAAAAATCTTCAGTGTTCATTTCTTGAATGAATACTCGAACTGGTTCCTCTTTCCTGAGATCCTGAACTTGATGAGTTTCGACTTCCTCAGCTTCTTCAGGCTCATTGTGACAGAACCCAAAGAGATGCCAATCTGCTCAGAAATCTCGCGGGAAGTGAACCATTTAGTAGGATGCTTCTTCAAAAAATCGTAAATCTCCTGTTGGCCCATTACCCCACACCTCTTTTAAATTTAAAAATTTACATTTAAAAATATGTTCCATTATATAAACTTTTATTATCACTGAGTTATAGGCCTAGGCTTCTGGACAATCTGACGAAACCCATTTAAAGCAGGCCTGCAAGTTGTTTATAAAGGTCTGAGAATGAGAGGGAAAAAGAGAGTGAAAGAGAGCGCTAAGACTAATAATAGGACCAATAAGAGAACCAATAAGAGAACTGATAAGAGGATCAATAAGAGAACTGAAACCAGAACTGCAGAAAGCAGATATTCATCAGTAAACAAGGCAGCAGGACAGGAGCAGGCTGTACTTGCTCCCGGAATCAAGGTCGTTGAACTGGAGCCAAAGAAAAGGAGGGATTTTCCTCTTGCACCGCTTCTGCTCATTATCATCATCCTCATCCTGATCTCATTTGCCCCGGCAATCATGAGGGAGAGCAGTGAACATCATGCAGATCTGCACTTCATTGACATGAAAGACTATCCGAAATATTCCGAGAAGGGCAATGCAGTTGATTTCACATTCCGCATAGACAATGATGAGGAAGATGAGAATGAATACAGGGTGAGGATGACTATCGGCTATTTCGGCGGCGCTGAGGAGATCGGGCATGAGACGCTCAGGCATATCGACGAGTTCCAGATTGACTGTACAGAGAACCTGACACGGCTGAAGGAGACCATATCCAAACTTGAGAATATCACTGTCCCTGCAGCAGAATTCCTGGAGAGCATAAGTGATGATCCTGACCTGAAAAGGCAGGCTGAAGGATTCCTGGAGCATTATGGGAACAAAGAAAGGCCTGAAGTCATCGACGAGTTCAGCACAAGGATCAGCAGGCATACCAAGAAGACATTCTTCAAGCAGGCTGTGATGAACCAGGATTTCGAGAAGGCGAAGGTGACAGTGGCGCTGGACAGCGGGCAGAGCATTCACTTCTGGATATATGCGGCAGACAGCCTCTATCATTATGAGGATATAGGCTACAGGAGCACAGCATGCATACCTGATGCTGTTGACATATCATGGCAGGAATTGGGCATGATAAGGTTTGAGTATGACAGCAGGATAGGGACAGATCACAGGCTCAGGCTTTTTATCGACGGAAAAGAGGCTGAATCTGACCTTTCTGCACCGATCCCTGCGGATCTTGGGCAGGGATACCACGTGATCGATCTCGTGCTTGAGTACGATGCTCAGATACCCATCGATGTAGACAGATACTTCGAGCTCATCTCAGCAGATGCCAACGGAAGAGAGATACCATCCAGCGCAATAGTCCTGGACCTGGGCAAGATGCCATATGCGCTCGACTGCAATGATGCATTCAGCAATGGGCTCAGGCTCTATGAGGCAGGTGCATACCGTTTCAGGGTGAAGATAAGATGAGGAAAGCATACCCGGGACTCATGTTCGGCACTGCAGGCATACCTCTCTCGACTGAAGTCAGGACGACAGAGAACGGGATTGCAAGGGTGAAGGAGCTTGGGCTCTCTGCGATGGAGCTGGAATTTGTGAGACAGGTCAATATCAAAGAGAACAAGGCACCATCGGTGAAGAAGGCCGCTATTGGGAATGGAGTCTTCCTGACCTGCCACGGGCAGTATTTCATCAACCTGAACTCGCTGGAGAAGGCGAAGACAGAAGCGAGCATGGACAGGATATTCAAGGCCGCCAGGATTGCATATCTCTGTGGTGCGGATTCCATGACATTCCACGCTGCCTATTATATGAATATTGAAAATCAGAAGGTTTATGCCACAGTGAAGAGGAACCTCGGAGCAGTCATCAGGAGGCTGAAGGATGAGAGCATCGATATCTGGATCCGGCCTGAGACGACAGGCAAGGCGACGCAGTTCGGCGATGTGGATGAGATAGTGAAGTTGAGCCAGGACCTCGAAAATGTCCTCCCTTGCGTGGACTTCACCCACCTTTTTGCCAGGAGCATCGGCAAGGTGAATTCAAGAGATGACTTCAGCGAAGCGCTTGCAAAGATCGAGAAAGGCCTCGGGAGCCAGGCACTGAAGAACATGCACATACACATGTCCGGCATGAATTACGGGCCGAAAGGAGAGAGGAACCACCTTGTCCTGAAGGAATCAGAGTTCAACTATAAGGCTGTCCTGGAATCGCTCAAGGGATTCAAGGCAGCCGGCGTCGTCATCAGCGAGAGTCCTAACATAGAGGATGATGCATTGCTCATGAAAAGGACATATGAAAAGCCAGGATGATATGATATGACGGAAAAATATATATGGAGGTGCGGCCATTGCGGTCTGGAGGTCAATTCAGAGACATTGCCTGAAGGGATCAGGAAGAAGCACAAGGACTGCAGGTTCAGGAGATACAAGGTCAGGAAAGAGCATAATCCGCTGGAGAATGTCTTGGACTACCTACATGAGCATGAGAAAGAGCTTGAACACAAGCACAGTGCAGATTCATGCAACTGCGATGATTGAAGCATAAAAAGAGGTGCAATTATGAAGATCGCATTTTTTGAGATAAAGGAAGGGGAAGAGGAGCACATAAGGGACAACCTGAAAGGCCATGAGCTCCTGTTCTTCAGGGAGACCCTTACAGCAGAGAACGCTGACAGGGTCGCTGATGTCGACGGGATATCTGTGTTCATCTATTCGAGAGTCGACCCAGAGGTGCTCGGCAAGCTCAGGAACCTGAAGATTGCTGCCACAAGGAGCACAGGATTCGACCATATCAACCTCGAGGAGTGCGAGAAGCGGGGGATCACTGTCTGCAATGTCCCATTCTACGGCGAGAACACAGTGGCAGAGCATACTTTCGCGCTGATACTTTCGCTCTCAAGGAAGGTGCACAAGAGCTATGTCAGGACACTGAATGACAATTTCTCGATCGAAGGACTGGAGGGATTCGACCTCAAAGGCAAGACCATCGGTGTTGTCGGCTGCGGACACATCGGACTCCATGTCGCAAGGATCGCCAAGGGATTCGGGATGAAAGTGCTTGCATTCGATCTCCACAGGGATGAGTTCCTCTCGGAGGTCATAGGATTCGATTATGCCACAATGGATGATATATTCACGAAGAGCGACATAATATCACTGCATGTGCCGTACAACAAATACACTCATCATCTGGTGAATGAGGAATCATTCAAGAAGATGAAGCCCGCCGCAATTATCGTCAACACAAGCAGGGGAGGCGTAATTGACACTGACGCGCTGCTGAAAGCCCTGCTTGACAAGAAGATTGCAGGGGCAGGCCTGGATGTGATAGAAGGTGAAGAGCTCATAAAGGAAGAGAAGGAACTCCTGCACAAGGAAGAGACCAACGAGAGGCTCATACAGGTCATGAAGGATCTCAAGATACTGCATAATGAGAATGTGGTGTTCACACCGCACAATGCATTCAATTCACAGGAGGCATTGATGAGGATATTGAACACTTCAATACAGAATTTAATCGTTTTTGAGCAAAAGAAGCCTGAAAATCTCGTAAAATTGCATAAATAAGCATTATTTTTATTCTTTTCCTAAATCATCATAGTAAATTTTGTATCTTACTGGTGGTAACATTTATATATAATTTATGCATCCTCCTTTCCATGAAATACCTGGGTTTTGAACTGAACTGGAACAGGAGATTCATGGAGAACATAAACTCCAGCTATAATGTGAGCAGAAGAAGCAAGGCAGTGCTGGAAAACAAGATACTCCAGAAGCCTGTCGAAGTCACAGTCGATGACCCGCACATGCACGGAGACAAGGGCACAGTCCAATTCTGAATGCCTATCCCGGATTCTTCTAGAGATCCAATTCGCCGACATACTCAAACGCATAGAAAGCGGCAGTCACCCCTTCTGAAACACCTGTTATGGCCTGCTTGAATCCGGAATCGGTCACATCACCTGCAGCAAAGACACCGGGGACATTTGTCTCTGACTTCCTGTTTATCAGGATCTCGCCTTTCTTATTTGTCTCGACACCAAGAGGCTTTGCGATATCTGAATTCGGGACGGCACCTATTGCAACAAAGACACCATCGACCTGGAACTCCTTTGATCCATTGAAAGCATTGTCAAAGACCACAGAGGTCAACCCGGACTTGTCTCCCTTGAATTCGGTGATGTTCGTGCTGAAAATATATCTTATATTCTGCGCCTTCTTCAGCCTTGCCATATTTATCGGCTCAGGCCTTGTCAGCTCAGGCTTCCTATAGACAATGAAGACCTCATCCGCCACTTCAGAAAGATGCAGCGCCTCCTTGACAGCAGAGTCAGAGCCTCCGACAATTATTACCCTCTTGCCCTTGTAGAAGAAGCCGTCGCAGAGCGCGCAGTAATGGACACCCTTGTTCCTGAACTCGTCATGGCCAGGCACTTTCAGCTCCCTCCATCTTGCGCCTGTGGCAAAGCATAAAGACTTCCCCAGATACTCACCAGAAGCTGTCTTGACATTGAATCCCTTTCCTGATCTGCTGACTTCAACAACCCGCTCATTCTTCATCTCGACAGAATAATCCAGGGCATGCTCCTTGATCCTGTCAGCGAGCTCGATACCCGCAATCTTCTTGAACCCGGGATAATTCTCGACAACATCAGTCAGAATTATCGTCCCTCCGGGAGACTCAGCAATCACCAAGGCCTTCAGGTTCATCCTTCCGGCATACATTGCAGCAGCATATCCTGTGACGCCGCCCCCGATCACAATAAAATCATATTCCATGAGACCACCTCAGCACATTTTCAGCCCAATTTTTATAAATTTGATGGTTTGCCGGCAAATCCCTGCCAAATATTTATATACCCATCCAAGAAAATGACAATAACATGGTGAAGATGATCATAACATTCGACAGGCAAAGCTGCATAGGTGCAGGAGCATGCGAAGTCGTCGATCCAGAGCACTGGAAAATCGTCTCTGACGGCAAAGCAGACCTGATAAATGATGACCCGAAACCTGTCCAGAAGGACGGCAAGTGGGTGCTGGAGCTTGACGGGACATATTATGACAAAGCCAAGTACGAGAAAGCCAAGGAAGCAGAGTCCGCTTGCCCGGCCCAAGCGATAAAAGTTGAGAAGGTGGAATGATGGTACTGATAACAAAAGAGATGAATCTTGGTGAGATAGCAACAAAGTATCCTTCTACGATAGATATCATGTTTGAACACGGACTGCACTGCATCGGATGTGCAGCTGCCAGGTTTGAGACGCTTGAGATGGGCGCCAGGGCGCATGGGATGGATGATGCGCAGATTGATGAGTTTGTCGATGCGCTGAACAAGGCAGCGCAAAAAGATAAGGGAAAAAAGTAAAAATTTAAATATCACTTCTGAGCGGGATGGACAAATGGCCATTGCTTACTTGAGTTTGGGCACAAATGACGGAAATCTGAAAAAACATATCGATGAGGCAATCTCGCATATCTCCAGGCACTGCAAGATACTGAAGAAGAGCAGCCTCTACCGGGCCCAACCTAAAGATGAGGGAGCGCCACATTTCATAAACTGCGTCCTCAAGATACACACAGACTTCAACCCTTACAAGCTGCTTGAGTTCGTGCAGAGCATAGAGAAGCAGCTGAGGCAGCAGAAACTGCTTTTCTTAAGGTCGCATAAGACAATAGACATCGACATCCTGTTCTACGACGACCTCATACTGGTAGACGAGAAGATAGTCATACCACACCCCAATCTCCACAAAAGGAACCATATCCTCGTGCCATTCGCTGAGATTGAACCGGATTTTGTGCATCCCCTGCACAACAAGAAGATAAGCTCCTATGAGCTTGATGATAAGATGGTTCTCAGGATCCAAGCGCTTTAGGTAAAATTTATAAATTAACCGGCTTCTTTTCCAGACAAATGCCCCGTTGGTGTAGTCCGGCCAATCATTTCGGATTTTCGAGATGATGAGGCTTTGCTGCCTCATATCAAAAACATCCGAAGACTCGGGTTCAAAAGCGTGACAAGAGAAGATCTTTCACAATGAAATTCCCGGACGGGGCATGGTATTTTGATTTTTAACAGAGTATTCTCATTTTTAACAAAGCAGGGAGACTGAGCAGGATCATGCAGATTTCTTCACTGATACCTGACGAAAGACAAAGCTCTACTAAAACCGGGTTAATATTACAAAGGCATATAAACATCACACACTTCCTTTTACCAAAAAACGAGTGATTATAGATGAAAGACGATCTTGAATCCCTGCTCAAAAACATAATTGAGACCATGCATGGCACAGATCACCCACTTCTTGAAAGGATCCAGCTTGCGTTAAGCCACAGCCAGAAATACAGCCAATTATTCGAGGACCTCGGCAACCCTGTCTATTTCAGCACACCAGACGGAAGATTGGCAGATTTCAATCCTGCAATGGAATCATTCACAGGATATACAAGAGAAGAGCTTCTTGGGATGAATATCAGGGACCTCTGGGCGAATCCTGAAGACAGGAGAGCGTTCATATCTGAGATTGAACAGAAAGGAGAGGTTGTCAGATACCCTGCAAGGCTCAGGAAAAAAGACGGGAGCACGCCAGACTGCTGGCTGACAACAACCAGGTCATCCAATCACGCGGGCATGCCGGAATACCGCGGGGTGATACAGGATGTCACAGAACAGACAAGACTGATGGCTGCATTGAGAGAAGGCGAAGAGAGGCTGCATGCAGTGGTCGCAAATTTCCAAGGCATCATGTATTCGACAGACAAAGAAGGCATATTCATCCTCTCTGAAGGGAAGGCGCTGGAGAAGCTCGGCCTGAAGCCGGGACAGGTACTGGGCACATCAGCCATTGAGATGTACAAAAATTATCCTCAGGCAGTCAGCGGGCTGAAGGAGGGCCTGGCAGGAAAATATAACAGAGGGGTAGTGACTGTCGAGGGTGCCTCTGGAAACGTGATCTTCGATGTCATCAACACACCCCTGTTCGACCCTGACGGCAAGGTGATCGGGCTGCACGGGACTGCTGTCGACATAACAGAAAAGGTGAAGGCCCAGGAAGCTGTCAGGGAACTGCTCGAACAGAAGGAACGCCTTATCGAGAGCCAGCAGCAGGCATTGTACACAGATTCGGTCACACAGCTCCCGAATTTCGACAGGATGATCAGCAAAGATTTTCCGGAGGAGATCGCAAGACTGGCTGCCGGAGGACAGTCAACATACCTTGGGCTCAATATAGACGGGTTCAAGGAGATAAATGCAAGCGTGGGACACGAAAGGGCGAATGATCTTCTCAGAACCCTAGCAGAAGATGCCCAGAAAGCCCTTGACAGAAGAGGCAGGCTTTTCAGTCTCGGTGGGGACAAGTTCGGCATCCTGCTGCCAGGATGCAGGGTAAATGAAACAGGCAGGATAATCCAGGCCCTGCAGAAAATCACCAGACCGACATACAATGTAGGGGAGTTGGTATTTGACAATCTTGGGTACACCATAGGCGCAGTCCCTGTGGCAGGAGACATGAGCCCATCTGAGATAAAGAACCTTGCAGAGCTGCTCATCAGTTACGGGAGAGACAGCAGCAAGACGACTGTGATATTCAATCCAGACGATGAAAACCTAATCAGATATCTGGAGAATGAGCAGATCTACATGATCTATACCCAGGCAATAAAGAATCCTGATGACAATTTTGTGCTTTACGGACAACCAGTAGCATGCCTGCCGATCATCAGGGATAATGGAGGCCTCAGGTACAAGACTGAATGGGTCGAAGTGCTTGTCAGGATGATACATGAAGAGGACGGCCACACGACATTAATAACCCCAGGGGAATTCATCGGAAGGGCAGAAAAAGTAAGGCATATCAATATGATCACGCCGCTGGATCATTGGACAATCGACAGGGTTTTAGGCATCCAAAGCAGGAACGGGCATGCATACAGCATAAACA includes the following:
- a CDS encoding hydroxyacid dehydrogenase yields the protein MKRGAIMKIAFFEIKEGEEEHIRDNLKGHELLFFRETLTAENADRVADVDGISVFIYSRVDPEVLGKLRNLKIAATRSTGFDHINLEECEKRGITVCNVPFYGENTVAEHTFALILSLSRKVHKSYVRTLNDNFSIEGLEGFDLKGKTIGVVGCGHIGLHVARIAKGFGMKVLAFDLHRDEFLSEVIGFDYATMDDIFTKSDIISLHVPYNKYTHHLVNEESFKKMKPAAIIVNTSRGGVIDTDALLKALLDKKIAGAGLDVIEGEELIKEEKELLHKEETNERLIQVMKDLKILHNENVVFTPHNAFNSQEALMRILNTSIQNLIVFEQKKPENLVKLHK
- a CDS encoding EAL domain-containing protein; translation: MKDDLESLLKNIIETMHGTDHPLLERIQLALSHSQKYSQLFEDLGNPVYFSTPDGRLADFNPAMESFTGYTREELLGMNIRDLWANPEDRRAFISEIEQKGEVVRYPARLRKKDGSTPDCWLTTTRSSNHAGMPEYRGVIQDVTEQTRLMAALREGEERLHAVVANFQGIMYSTDKEGIFILSEGKALEKLGLKPGQVLGTSAIEMYKNYPQAVSGLKEGLAGKYNRGVVTVEGASGNVIFDVINTPLFDPDGKVIGLHGTAVDITEKVKAQEAVRELLEQKERLIESQQQALYTDSVTQLPNFDRMISKDFPEEIARLAAGGQSTYLGLNIDGFKEINASVGHERANDLLRTLAEDAQKALDRRGRLFSLGGDKFGILLPGCRVNETGRIIQALQKITRPTYNVGELVFDNLGYTIGAVPVAGDMSPSEIKNLAELLISYGRDSSKTTVIFNPDDENLIRYLENEQIYMIYTQAIKNPDDNFVLYGQPVACLPIIRDNGGLRYKTEWVEVLVRMIHEEDGHTTLITPGEFIGRAEKVRHINMITPLDHWTIDRVLGIQSRNGHAYSINISGRSVSSDLVRYIKEKTSEHRADPGMIGLEFTETVATKDWDSLEEHIRELHGLGFKIIIDDYGSENHQMRHLFRIQGLVSVVKVDKDVMMRAMPGQDFGTRLLKDVVEAAKEYNIRTVAEGLETPALLGAAEKIGFDLGQGYLIKKPIPIAGFTDS
- a CDS encoding ferredoxin — protein: MVKMIITFDRQSCIGAGACEVVDPEHWKIVSDGKADLINDDPKPVQKDGKWVLELDGTYYDKAKYEKAKEAESACPAQAIKVEKVE
- the folK gene encoding 2-amino-4-hydroxy-6-hydroxymethyldihydropteridine diphosphokinase, whose translation is MAIAYLSLGTNDGNLKKHIDEAISHISRHCKILKKSSLYRAQPKDEGAPHFINCVLKIHTDFNPYKLLEFVQSIEKQLRQQKLLFLRSHKTIDIDILFYDDLILVDEKIVIPHPNLHKRNHILVPFAEIEPDFVHPLHNKKISSYELDDKMVLRIQAL
- a CDS encoding winged helix-turn-helix transcriptional regulator codes for the protein MGQQEIYDFLKKHPTKWFTSREISEQIGISLGSVTMSLKKLRKSKLIKFRISGKRNQFEYSFKK
- a CDS encoding TIM barrel protein, with translation MRKAYPGLMFGTAGIPLSTEVRTTENGIARVKELGLSAMELEFVRQVNIKENKAPSVKKAAIGNGVFLTCHGQYFINLNSLEKAKTEASMDRIFKAARIAYLCGADSMTFHAAYYMNIENQKVYATVKRNLGAVIRRLKDESIDIWIRPETTGKATQFGDVDEIVKLSQDLENVLPCVDFTHLFARSIGKVNSRDDFSEALAKIEKGLGSQALKNMHIHMSGMNYGPKGERNHLVLKESEFNYKAVLESLKGFKAAGVVISESPNIEDDALLMKRTYEKPG
- a CDS encoding DUF1858 domain-containing protein codes for the protein MVLITKEMNLGEIATKYPSTIDIMFEHGLHCIGCAAARFETLEMGARAHGMDDAQIDEFVDALNKAAQKDKGKK
- a CDS encoding FAD-dependent oxidoreductase; its protein translation is MEYDFIVIGGGVTGYAAAMYAGRMNLKALVIAESPGGTIILTDVVENYPGFKKIAGIELADRIKEHALDYSVEMKNERVVEVSRSGKGFNVKTASGEYLGKSLCFATGARWRELKVPGHDEFRNKGVHYCALCDGFFYKGKRVIIVGGSDSAVKEALHLSEVADEVFIVYRKPELTRPEPINMARLKKAQNIRYIFSTNITEFKGDKSGLTSVVFDNAFNGSKEFQVDGVFVAIGAVPNSDIAKPLGVETNKKGEILINRKSETNVPGVFAAGDVTDSGFKQAITGVSEGVTAAFYAFEYVGELDL